A region of Lycium barbarum isolate Lr01 chromosome 3, ASM1917538v2, whole genome shotgun sequence DNA encodes the following proteins:
- the LOC132631477 gene encoding uncharacterized protein LOC132631477, with product MITNFFKPQAPSNTTPSSPLPSSHLPSYSSPVNLFNAADNDKVLADLDLKSDPAERKQMSKFSPNIRDRVRRYYILKKPCQPEEFEFPSRDIGGELHRFNSDWFDDPYSQWLEYSVKKDAAFCLCCYLFKNELGGYGKKVSDAFTTKGFQSWNKGIEWLKKHVGEVNSVHTRCFMMMLDLMNQEQSILTSFDKPYKKFKGDYRVRLNASVDVIRYLLKEGMPFRGHNECVTSTRRGHFLDLLKWYADKKEDVKNVVLEKAPKTNTTISPDIQKDIVNSCAKETVNAIIEDLNEDYFGILVDESKDVSHKEQMALVLRYVNKEGKVIERFLGLVHVKDTSAKSLKEAIYSLLLDHSLSRSQIRGQGYDGASNMQGEINGLKTLILKDNFSAYCVHCFAHQLQLTLVAAAKKHHDVNNFFDILANVLNIVGGSFKRSEMLRDDQAEKLEELLVLGEVHTGSGLNQELGLQRPGDTRWDLILRRYVTSFPYSHQLCMYLEFLQMRVQIILRKQWQKV from the coding sequence ATGATCACGAATTTCTTCAAGCCTCAAGCTCCTTCAAATACTACTCCTAGCTCTCCTTTGCCAAGTTCTCATTTGCCAAGTTATTCGTCGCCTGTCAATCTTTTCAATGCAGCGGATAATGACAAAGTGTTGGCCGATTTGGATCTTAAATCAGATCCTGCTGAAAGAAAACAAATGTCAAAATTTTCTCCTAATATACGTGACCGAGTGAGGAGATATTACATACTAAAGAAACCTTGCCAACCTGAAGAATTTGAATTTCCAAGTAGAGATATTGGAGGAGAATTGCATCGTTTTAATTCCGATTGGTTTGACGATCCATATTCTCAATGGTTAGAATATAGTGTTAAAAAAGATGCAGCATTTTGCTTATGTTGTTACTTGTTTAAAAATGAGCTTGGAGGATATGGAAAAAAAGTAAGTGATGCTTTCACAACAAAAGGTTTTCAAAGTTGGAATAAAGGTATAGAATGGCTTAAAAAGCATGTGGGTGAAGTGAATAGTGTTCATACTCGATGTTTCATGATGATGCTAGATTTAATGAATCAAGAACAATCTATTCTAACTTCATTTGATAAGCCTTACAAGAAATTTAAAGGTGATTATCGGGTTCGCTTGAATGCTTCAGTTGATGTGATAAGGTATCTTTTAAAAGAAGGAATGCCTTTCCGGGGTCACAATGAGTGTGTAACTTCTACAAGAAGGGGTCATTTTCTAGATCTCTTAAAGTGGTATGCAGATAAGAAGGAAGATGTGAAAAATGTGGTACTAGAAAAAGCTCCAAAAACTAACACCACGATTTCTCCCGATATCCAAAAAGACATTGTGAATTCTTGTGCAAAAGAAACAGTGAATGCAATTATTGAAGACTTGAACGAAGATTACTTTGGGATATTGGTTGATGAGTCTAAGGATGTTTCTCATAAGGAACAAATGGCTCTTGTGTTGAGATATGTAAACAAGGAGGGTAAAGTTATTGAGCGATTTCTTGGTCTTGTTCATGTGAAAGATACATCTGCAAAGTCATTGAAAGAAGCGATCTATTCTTTGCTTTTAGACCATTCTTTGAGTCGATCTCAAATACGGGGACAAGGTTATGATGGAGCTAGTAACATGCAAGGAGAAATTAATGGTCTTAAAACTCTGATTCTGAAAGATAATTTTTCGGCATATTGTGTACATTGCTTTGCTCATCAATTGCAATTGACTCTTGTAGCCGCTGCAAAAAAACATCATGATGTGAATAATTTTTTTGACATTCTTGCCAATGTTTTAAATATCGTTGGAGGTTCTTTTAAGCGTAGCGAGATGCTTCGAGATGATCAAGCTGAAAAATTAGAGGAATTACTAGTGCTCGGTGAAGTTCATACGGGAAGTGGATTAAATCAAGAACTTGGACTTCAAAGGCCTGGTGATACCCGTTGGGATCTCATTTTAAGACGGTACGTAACTTCATTTCCTTATTCTCATCAATTGTGCATGTACTTGGAGTTCTTGCAAATGAGGGTGCAAATTATCCTGAGAAAGCAATGGCAAAAAGTCTAG